A section of the Rhodobacteraceae bacterium M382 genome encodes:
- a CDS encoding ABC transporter permease: MTQTVDPQNSPPSAAEEKERQRLLKYYSASQWTLIWWRFRRHRAAMVASALLGLMALAGIFAEFVAPYGPVTRDTSYIEGPPQIPRFCDEYGCSIVPFVNGTKTERDPITLRAISKPDPDVRYYLQFFVPGEEVKVLGFIPTNRHLVGLSADVDQKIHFWGTDDLGRDVFSRTIYATRTSLSIGVFGVLISFVLALTIGGIAGYFSGLIDNVIQRVTEVIRVVPIIPLYMGLAAAMPKEWSTTQVYFAMTLILGLFGWPTLARRIRSQLLSIRNEDYVVAARLAGARTKRIISQHMLPSFTSFIIVDLVISFPYMILSETALSFVGLGLRPPSVSWGVLLQQAQSVRAIEQTPWLFIPAVFVVVAVLAFTVIGDGLRDAADPYAEAK, translated from the coding sequence ATGACTCAAACAGTTGATCCACAGAACTCACCCCCCTCTGCAGCAGAGGAAAAAGAGCGCCAGCGCCTGCTCAAATACTATTCGGCGTCACAATGGACGCTGATTTGGTGGCGTTTTCGCCGCCACCGCGCCGCCATGGTGGCTTCGGCTTTGCTGGGGTTGATGGCTCTGGCCGGGATTTTTGCTGAATTCGTGGCACCCTATGGGCCGGTAACGCGCGATACTTCATACATCGAAGGCCCGCCGCAGATCCCGAGATTCTGTGACGAATACGGATGTTCTATTGTTCCATTTGTTAACGGGACAAAAACGGAGCGCGATCCTATCACCCTGCGCGCCATTTCCAAACCTGACCCCGATGTGCGTTACTACCTTCAGTTTTTTGTTCCTGGCGAAGAGGTCAAGGTTCTGGGCTTCATCCCAACCAATCGCCATCTTGTCGGGCTCAGCGCGGATGTGGACCAGAAAATTCACTTCTGGGGAACCGACGATCTGGGCCGGGATGTTTTCAGCCGTACCATCTACGCAACCCGCACGTCGCTTTCCATCGGGGTGTTTGGGGTTCTGATTTCCTTTGTGCTTGCGCTCACCATCGGTGGGATCGCCGGGTATTTTAGTGGCCTGATTGACAATGTCATCCAACGCGTGACCGAAGTCATTCGCGTGGTTCCGATCATCCCGCTTTACATGGGGCTGGCCGCCGCCATGCCCAAGGAGTGGTCTACCACGCAGGTTTATTTCGCCATGACGTTGATATTGGGCTTGTTTGGATGGCCGACCCTTGCCCGCCGTATCCGGTCGCAGCTTTTGTCGATCCGCAACGAAGATTACGTGGTCGCCGCGCGTCTGGCCGGTGCCCGCACCAAGCGGATCATTTCCCAGCACATGCTGCCCAGCTTCACCAGTTTTATCATCGTCGATCTGGTTATCAGCTTTCCCTACATGATCCTCAGCGAAACCGCGCTCAGCTTTGTGGGCCTCGGCCTGCGCCCACCCTCTGTGTCCTGGGGTGTTCTGCTGCAACAGGCACAATCTGTACGCGCGATTGAACAAACCCCTTGGCTCTTTATCCCAGCTGTCTTTGTTGTCGTGGCCGTGCTGGCCTTCACGGTGATTGGTGACGGTTTGCGTGACGCGGCCGATCCGTACGCGGAGGCGAAATAA
- a CDS encoding ABC transporter ATP-binding protein, protein MSTILDVRNLTLNFRTDEGLVSPVRNVSFSLEKGKTLGIVGESGSGKSVSTKAVMQLLPGIASIAEDSQINYVTKDGKAMDIAKIRRNDPRLHRLRGGEIGMIFQEPMASFSPVYTIGNQIMEAIMLHRGVSRRHAREIATEMLDKVGLTNPAQRVDQYPHELSGGMRQRAMIALALSAGPQLLIADEPTTALDVTIQAQVLKLMRDLQTELEMSMIFITHDLGVVAQVADDIAVMYKGEIVERGTVREVIHTPQEDYTKRLLAAVPRLDKVVPPKPLPGGKGQSLIDVKNLSVDFEIKKKKLFRTETETVRAVRDITFDILRGETVGLVGESGSGKTTVGRAILRAIDPSDGEVIFHRKNKADIDLAHATPGELRRVRSKMNMAFSEGPVQINSLVGEMLRAFRPEVSLVFQDPYSSLNPRMTVRDIIAEPLVASGLMTDRDKIDNRVREIAERCKIDLEHLRRFPHAFSGGQRQRICIARALVSKPKFVVCDECVSALDVSIQAEIVDLLRDIQREMGISFLFIAHDLAVVAQISHRVAVMYHGEFMEYGPTEKIFFNPQHPYTRALLTAVPHPDPDAPFNPEKFEGVQDHPIVQRDDKGFRVVAAPPGFDHSAHPTELVELDDGHFVACHVLPSPAFEQPVLEMA, encoded by the coding sequence ATGTCCACGATCCTCGACGTTCGAAACCTGACGCTGAACTTCAGAACCGACGAAGGGCTAGTCTCGCCCGTGCGCAACGTGTCCTTTTCGCTGGAGAAGGGTAAAACCCTTGGTATCGTCGGAGAGTCCGGTTCCGGGAAATCCGTCAGCACCAAAGCGGTGATGCAGCTTTTGCCTGGTATTGCCAGCATCGCGGAAGACAGCCAGATCAACTATGTGACCAAGGACGGCAAGGCCATGGACATTGCCAAGATCCGGCGCAATGACCCACGGCTGCACCGGCTGCGCGGTGGCGAGATCGGGATGATCTTTCAGGAGCCGATGGCCAGTTTTTCCCCTGTCTACACCATCGGCAATCAGATCATGGAAGCGATCATGCTGCATCGTGGCGTTTCACGCCGCCATGCCCGCGAGATTGCAACCGAAATGCTGGACAAGGTTGGCCTGACCAATCCTGCGCAACGCGTGGACCAGTATCCGCACGAATTGTCCGGTGGCATGCGTCAGCGGGCGATGATTGCCCTGGCGCTCTCTGCCGGTCCGCAGCTTCTGATCGCGGATGAACCAACCACCGCCCTGGACGTCACGATCCAGGCGCAGGTTCTGAAGCTGATGCGTGATCTGCAGACCGAGCTTGAGATGAGCATGATCTTCATCACCCACGATCTGGGCGTGGTTGCGCAGGTCGCAGATGACATTGCGGTCATGTACAAGGGTGAGATTGTTGAACGGGGCACCGTGCGCGAGGTGATACACACCCCGCAAGAAGACTATACTAAACGCCTGCTCGCCGCTGTGCCGCGGCTGGATAAGGTCGTGCCTCCCAAACCGCTGCCCGGAGGCAAGGGGCAGTCGCTGATCGACGTCAAAAACCTCTCTGTCGATTTTGAGATCAAGAAGAAAAAGCTCTTCCGCACCGAAACAGAAACCGTGCGGGCCGTGCGGGACATCACCTTTGATATTCTGCGTGGTGAAACTGTTGGGCTGGTTGGCGAATCCGGATCAGGCAAGACCACCGTAGGCCGCGCCATTTTGCGCGCGATCGATCCCAGCGACGGTGAGGTGATTTTCCACCGCAAGAATAAGGCCGACATCGATCTGGCACATGCCACCCCCGGTGAATTGCGTAGGGTGCGCTCCAAGATGAACATGGCTTTTTCCGAAGGGCCGGTGCAGATCAACTCACTGGTGGGTGAAATGCTGCGCGCCTTCCGTCCCGAGGTCAGCCTTGTGTTTCAGGACCCATATTCATCGCTTAATCCCCGAATGACAGTACGCGACATCATCGCAGAACCGCTGGTGGCGTCGGGCCTGATGACTGACCGGGACAAGATCGACAACCGGGTGCGCGAGATTGCAGAGCGTTGCAAGATCGACCTGGAACACCTGCGCCGCTTCCCGCATGCTTTCTCTGGTGGACAGCGTCAACGGATTTGTATCGCACGGGCCTTGGTGTCCAAGCCAAAATTCGTGGTCTGTGATGAATGTGTTTCTGCATTGGATGTGTCGATCCAGGCTGAAATCGTGGACCTACTGCGTGACATCCAAAGGGAAATGGGCATCAGCTTTCTGTTCATTGCCCATGACCTGGCTGTAGTCGCGCAGATCTCACACCGCGTGGCGGTGATGTATCACGGTGAGTTCATGGAATACGGACCGACCGAGAAGATCTTTTTCAATCCGCAGCACCCCTATACGCGTGCGTTGTTGACCGCTGTGCCTCATCCAGATCCGGACGCACCGTTCAACCCCGAAAAGTTTGAAGGCGTGCAAGACCATCCGATCGTGCAACGCGATGATAAAGGGTTCAGGGTTGTCGCAGCCCCTCCGGGGTTTGACCACTCAGCGCATCCGACCGAGTTGGTTGAACTGGACGACGGCCATTTTGTTGCGTGCCATGTGCTGCCTTCTCCTGCCTTTGAACAGCCCGTTTTGGAAATGGCCTGA
- a CDS encoding inositol monophosphatase — MCCLLLPLNSPFWKWPDWELDQVNSDITHHAEQIAAIAAKAALGYFRGNLGVDFKSDESPVTQADRGVEEIVRSYLAEHFPQDGVFGEEAGFQGKDRDQIWIVDPIDGTRSFLSGHPLFGFLLGRLKLGQPEIGVIGVPTLVETLIGVKGQGATMNGKPISVSDQSKLAEAVLFINEGEKIFRDHPAVFDKLMTAGQTRRLSYDCYPHALLAMGHVDAVVDYDLQPYDYLPVLAVVEAAGGVMTDWNGDTLTLQSEGHVVSAATPAMHEAVLNLIQAEWSQ; from the coding sequence ATGTGCTGCCTTCTCCTGCCTTTGAACAGCCCGTTTTGGAAATGGCCTGACTGGGAATTGGACCAAGTGAACTCTGACATTACGCACCACGCGGAACAGATTGCAGCAATCGCCGCGAAAGCCGCGCTTGGCTATTTTCGAGGCAATCTTGGCGTTGATTTCAAATCCGACGAAAGCCCGGTCACTCAAGCCGACAGAGGGGTCGAGGAAATTGTGCGCAGCTATCTTGCCGAGCATTTTCCACAAGATGGCGTTTTTGGTGAAGAAGCAGGTTTTCAGGGCAAAGATCGTGACCAAATCTGGATCGTTGATCCAATCGATGGCACACGATCCTTTTTGTCGGGGCACCCGCTTTTTGGCTTTCTTTTGGGGCGCTTGAAACTCGGCCAGCCCGAGATCGGCGTGATTGGCGTTCCGACCCTGGTAGAAACTTTGATTGGTGTCAAAGGTCAAGGCGCGACCATGAATGGGAAACCAATATCCGTCAGTGATCAATCAAAGCTGGCAGAGGCAGTCCTGTTCATCAATGAGGGCGAGAAAATTTTTCGCGACCACCCTGCAGTATTTGACAAACTCATGACCGCAGGACAAACCCGCCGGTTGTCCTACGATTGTTATCCGCACGCGCTTTTGGCAATGGGTCATGTGGATGCGGTGGTCGATTATGATCTGCAACCCTATGACTATCTGCCTGTACTGGCAGTGGTAGAAGCGGCCGGTGGTGTCATGACCGACTGGAATGGTGACACGCTGACGCTTCAATCCGAAGGGCACGTTGTCTCCGCAGCAACCCCGGCAATGCATGAGGCTGTCTTGAATCTGATCCAAGCGGAATGGTCGCAATAA
- a CDS encoding recombinase family protein — MLIGYARTSTLEQEAGFEGQKRDLEAIGCEKMFVEQVSAVEDRPRLAAALDFLREGDTLIVTKLDRLARSVLHLGEVVHTIKSKGANLRILAMDIDTSTPTGTLLLNMLGAVSEFERSMMLERQKLGIAKAKSEGKYKGRKPTARAQSQSVLKLRSEGITPTEIARSLNIGRTSVYRIINASKSTT, encoded by the coding sequence TTGCTGATCGGGTACGCTCGCACAAGCACGTTGGAACAGGAAGCTGGCTTTGAAGGGCAGAAGCGCGATCTTGAGGCAATTGGTTGCGAAAAGATGTTTGTGGAACAGGTCTCAGCAGTCGAAGATCGACCGCGTCTGGCGGCGGCACTCGACTTTCTACGGGAAGGTGACACTCTAATTGTGACCAAGCTCGACCGTCTTGCCCGTTCAGTCCTGCATCTTGGTGAGGTCGTACACACGATAAAGTCCAAAGGCGCAAACCTGCGTATTCTGGCGATGGACATCGACACTTCTACGCCAACGGGAACGCTCTTGCTGAACATGCTCGGCGCAGTTTCGGAATTCGAGCGGTCTATGATGTTGGAACGGCAGAAGCTGGGTATTGCTAAGGCCAAGTCCGAAGGCAAATACAAGGGTCGCAAACCCACCGCACGTGCTCAATCTCAGAGCGTTCTGAAATTAAGAAGTGAAGGTATCACCCCAACCGAGATAGCACGAAGTTTGAATATCGGGCGTACTTCCGTTTATCGCATTATTAACGCATCTAAATCGACCACATAG